A DNA window from Phragmites australis chromosome 11, lpPhrAust1.1, whole genome shotgun sequence contains the following coding sequences:
- the LOC133884895 gene encoding probable serine/threonine-protein phosphatase 2A regulatory subunit B'' subunit TON2 has product MSTASGDGADAGDGASAAAATAGRRIPPASSMPWVRNLRRFVGSGAGLGSEAPMELETKRILLEIFKERQQKSAEAGSIPSFYKKKPEEGSISSRVQRLAKYRFLKKQSELLLNADDLDAMWVCLRENCVIDDATGAEKMNYEDFCHIATVCTEQIGQKCKRFFSPSNFMKFEKDDSGRIAILPFYLYVMRTVSLTQARIDMSELDEDSDGFLQPHEMEAYIRGLIPNLAQLRDMPSAFVQMYCRIAARKFFFFCDLHRRGKACIKKVLLSNCLQELMELHQESEEEVTDTEQAENWFSLTSAQRICDMFLALDKDTNGTLSKQELKEYADGTLTEIFIERVFDEHVRRSKVGGGNSREMDFESFLDFVLALENKDTPEGLTYLFRCLDLNGRGFLTTADIHTLFRDVHQKWIEGGNYELCIEDVRDEIWDMVKPVDPLRITLSDLLSCKQGGTIASMLTDVRGFWAHDNRENLLQEEEEQVEEA; this is encoded by the exons ATGAGCACCGCCTCCGGCGACGGCGCGGACGCCGGCGACGGGgcctccgccgcggcggcgaccgCTGGGCGGCGGATCCCGCCGGCCTCTTCCATGCCGTGGGTCCGCAACCTCCGCCGCTTCGTCGGCTCGGGCGCCGGGCTCGGATCGGAGGCCCCCATGG AACTGGAAACAAAAAGGATATTGCTTGAGATTTTCAAAGAGCGGCAACAAAAGAGTGCTGAAGCTGGTTCCATCCCAAGTTTTTACAAGAAG AAACCTGAAGAAGGATCCATTAGCTCTAGAGTTCAGAGGTTGGCAAAGTACAGATTTCTGAAG AAACAATCGGAACTTCTGCTGAATGCTGATGATCTTGATGCCATGTGGGTCTGTCTCAGAGAAAATTGTGTTATTGATGATGCTACTGGTGCTGAAAAG ATGAATTATGAAGATTTCTGTCATATTGCCACAGTCTGCACTGAGCAGATTGGCCAGAAATGCAAGCGTTTCTTCAGCCCTTCAAACTTTATGAAGTTTGAGAAAGATGATTCTGGGAGGATTGCCATCCTACCATTTTATCTTTACGTTATGCGGACA GTTTCTCTTACTCAAGCAAGAATTGATATGAGTGAACTCGATGAGGATTCTGATGGTTTCCTTCAACCTCAT GAAATGGAAGCATATATAAGAGGACTTATACCCAATTTGGCACAATTGCGCGACATGCCATCGGCATTTGTTCAAATGTACTGCCGCATAGCTGCACGCAAGTTCTTTTTCTTCTGTGATCTACACAGACGAG GGAAAGCGTGCATAAAGAAAGTATTGCTGAGCAATTGTCTTCAGGAACTAATGGAACTACATCag GAGAGTGAGGAAGAGGTAACTGATACCGAGCAGGCTGAAAATTGGTTTTCCTTGACTTCAGCTCAGCGCATATGTG ATATGTTTCTTGCACTAGATAAAGATACAAATGGTACACTGAGCAAACAAGAGCTCAAGGAATATGCTGACGGCACGTTGACAGAGATCTTCATTGAAAGAG TTTTTGATGAACATGTCCGCCGAAGCAAAGTTGGAGGTGGGAACAGTCGCGAGATGGATTTTGAAAGCTTTCTAGATTTTGTGTTGGCTCTAGAAAACAAAGATACCCCTGAAGGCTTGACATATTTATTTAGATGCCTTGATCTTAATGGAAGGGGCTTCCTTACAACTGCAGATATCCATACTCTGTTTCG AGATGTACACCAGAAATGGATTGAGGGCGGGAACTATGAACTTTGCATCGAAGACGTGAGGGATGAAATCTGGGACATGGTGAAGCCGGTAGATCCTCTCAGGATCACATTATCAGATCTTCTTTCTTGCAAGCAAGGTGGGACTATCGCCAGCATGCTTACAGATGTGCGTGGTTTCTGGGCCCACGACAACAGGGAGAACCTTCTccaggaagaggaagagcaaGTGGAAGAGGCATGA